The following are encoded in a window of Nostoc sp. UHCC 0302 genomic DNA:
- a CDS encoding glycosyltransferase — protein MSQSRPTAPSRKLKITIVTVGSRGDLQPYCALAIGLKRAGHRVKLATNENFASFVRQFDLEFAPIAGNTQELWQSNAGIRAIKGEKVKLLSDELFQQQLESAWIACIGSDVLIFNVLADWGYHIAEKLEVPCFMASVLPLSPTGMFGFLRFGQIAKNPLKKVINYSSYLLVEFLYWQRYRKLLNHFRTETLKLPPLPFLGRRFRKKTPANVLQIPVLYGFSSHVIPRPRDWHKWLYVTGYWFINQADDYQPDEELEDYLEQGPPPVCFGFGSMTLPNPDKLAYFILEALKKTHQRSIILSGWGNVGRTVGIKDSLRAFVRKEVPHDWLFPQVSAVVHHGGASTTAAVLRAGIPSVTLPFFADQPIWGEKLTRLGVSPPPIPYKKLSTETLAEAIEVVLGDEVMKKKAQDLGQKIRGEDGVANAVEAFHRHLGLLQDK, from the coding sequence TTGAGCCAAAGTAGACCTACTGCTCCAAGCCGAAAACTGAAGATTACGATAGTAACAGTAGGTTCAAGGGGAGACTTGCAACCCTACTGCGCTCTGGCTATTGGTTTAAAACGTGCAGGGCATAGGGTAAAGCTCGCAACGAACGAAAACTTTGCATCATTTGTTAGGCAGTTTGATTTAGAGTTTGCACCCATAGCTGGAAATACTCAAGAACTATGGCAATCAAATGCAGGCATTCGAGCCATAAAAGGAGAGAAAGTAAAGCTTTTAAGTGACGAGCTATTTCAACAACAGTTGGAATCTGCTTGGATTGCATGTATTGGGAGCGACGTACTTATCTTCAACGTTTTGGCGGATTGGGGATATCACATAGCAGAGAAGTTAGAAGTACCATGCTTCATGGCATCAGTTCTGCCGTTGAGTCCGACAGGGATGTTTGGGTTTTTGAGATTTGGTCAAATAGCTAAAAACCCGTTAAAGAAAGTGATTAACTATAGTAGCTACTTGCTGGTAGAGTTCTTGTACTGGCAAAGATATCGAAAACTGCTCAATCACTTTAGAACCGAAACGTTGAAATTGCCGCCCCTGCCATTTCTAGGGAGACGCTTCCGTAAGAAAACTCCTGCGAATGTGCTGCAAATTCCAGTACTGTATGGATTCAGTTCGCACGTTATCCCAAGACCAAGGGATTGGCACAAGTGGTTGTATGTAACTGGTTACTGGTTTATTAACCAAGCAGATGACTATCAGCCGGATGAGGAACTAGAGGATTATCTGGAGCAGGGGCCACCACCAGTGTGTTTTGGATTTGGGAGCATGACTTTGCCAAATCCAGATAAGCTGGCATACTTTATCCTGGAAGCTTTGAAGAAAACTCATCAACGCAGCATTATATTGTCAGGCTGGGGAAACGTTGGGAGAACAGTAGGGATCAAAGACTCGTTACGGGCATTTGTTCGCAAAGAAGTTCCCCATGATTGGCTGTTTCCTCAAGTGTCAGCAGTAGTACATCATGGAGGTGCAAGTACGACTGCTGCGGTGTTACGTGCAGGGATACCATCAGTCACTCTACCATTTTTTGCAGACCAACCAATTTGGGGTGAAAAGTTAACCCGCCTGGGAGTCAGCCCACCACCAATCCCGTATAAGAAATTGTCTACTGAAACTTTGGCGGAGGCTATTGAAGTTGTACTAGGCGACGAGGTGATGAAGAAGAAAGCCCAAGATTTAGGACAGAAGATAAGAGGTGAAGATGGTGTAGCAAATGCTGTTGAAGCATTCCATCGGCATTTGGGGTTATTGCAGGATAAGTAG
- a CDS encoding response regulator transcription factor, whose amino-acid sequence MESDKGRILVVDDEASIRRILETRLSMIGYNVVTASDGEEALSAFHVAAPDLIVLDVMMPKLDGYGVCQELRKESGVPIIMLTALGDVADRITGLQLGADDYMAKPFSPKELEARIAGVLRRCFHKTSGSAIHNSGLIHVGNLKIDTNKRQVYKYEQRIRLTGVEFSLLELLVNHAGKVFSRLEILQRVWGYVPGHHADSRVVDVHISRLRTKLEDDPNDPDIIITARGSGYFLPRVIESEI is encoded by the coding sequence GTGGAAAGCGATAAAGGAAGGATTCTGGTAGTAGACGATGAAGCTAGCATTCGCCGGATTTTAGAGACGCGGCTTTCCATGATTGGGTACAATGTAGTCACAGCAAGCGATGGCGAAGAAGCTTTGTCAGCTTTTCATGTAGCCGCTCCTGACTTAATAGTTTTGGATGTGATGATGCCAAAACTGGATGGCTACGGTGTCTGCCAAGAATTACGTAAAGAGTCAGGTGTACCAATTATCATGCTGACAGCTTTGGGTGATGTGGCAGATCGAATTACTGGGCTACAATTAGGCGCTGATGACTACATGGCAAAACCCTTCTCTCCCAAAGAGTTAGAAGCAAGAATTGCGGGTGTACTACGGCGATGCTTCCATAAAACTAGTGGCAGCGCAATTCATAATTCCGGGTTAATCCATGTGGGGAATCTCAAAATCGATACAAATAAGCGCCAAGTCTACAAATACGAGCAGCGGATTCGCCTCACAGGTGTAGAGTTTAGTTTACTAGAGTTGTTAGTGAACCACGCTGGGAAAGTTTTTTCCCGATTAGAAATATTGCAGCGAGTGTGGGGCTATGTACCAGGGCATCATGCAGACAGTCGCGTAGTAGATGTGCATATCTCGCGACTGCGGACAAAGTTGGAAGATGACCCCAACGACCCAGACATAATCATCACAGCAAGAGGTAGTGGTTATTTCCTACCGCGAGTTATTGAATCAGAAATCTAA
- a CDS encoding CopG family transcriptional regulator encodes MNKKWAVKRITLNLTSSESERLEQYCASTGRPATDVIRELIRSLPITDIISA; translated from the coding sequence ATGAACAAAAAATGGGCTGTAAAACGAATCACACTAAATCTCACATCTAGTGAAAGCGAAAGACTTGAACAATATTGTGCAAGCACAGGTAGACCAGCAACTGATGTGATTCGGGAGTTAATTCGCTCTCTGCCAATAACAGACATTATCAGCGCCTGA